In bacterium, the sequence CCTCTCGTCTATCTCGATGCTTTTCGCAATGACAGACAGCAAATGATTTGCAATTTTTTTTCACAAGCCTTACATTTCAGCCCTATGGATAGAACTGCGAGACATATATCCGGCTGGAAGATCCGCACAGCCAGACTGCTTCATCCTGTTCCGGTTTTTTTCATCGTAACAACCCTCACGGCGTTGGTCTACACTGTCCCCAACCTGCGTCAGACCTATCAAACCAGCACCATTTCGGTATTGGGTATAACCACCTTTGTTTTCAATATTCTTCTCCCGGTGGCCACCGGGTTTATCGCGGCCTTCGGTGTCTATTTCGGCCTTTCTGACCTGAGGCGGAAAACCGGTGATAGTGAAAGGTTCCTGAGCACCAAAGAGTCCTACACCGCGGATGACAGGTCAAGAGCCATCGCCAGACACCTGCCCACAGCAGCTATTACTATGGATGTGACCGGAAAGTGCACCTTTCTCAACTTTGCCGCCGCCGATCTTTTCCACATCTATCAACCGGAGGATCATTATATTATTGATCAGTTCATCGACTCCAACGGTTTACGGGGCAGCATAGAGGAAGTTTTCAGGGGCAATACCATCACGGTTGACAGAACAGGGATCCTGCTCGACGACCCCGAAACAGAGCGGACATGGGAAATAACAGGAATTCCCTTTACCAGGAACGATGAGGTCATCGAGGCCTTGCTGCTGATAGAGAACAGAGCCCAATACCGCATGCTCGAGGATGAGCTCATTCGTACCGAGGATAGATACAAAAACATATTTAACCATGCCCCCTGCAGTATCTTCTTCGTGGACAGCCAGGGATATTATCTGGACGCCAACCCTGCCGCACTGGAAATGCTGGGCTACTCTCTGGAGGAGCTCACGACTCTCACAACACGGGAACTGAGCTCTGATTCTGACAGAAGGCAGAGGCGGCTCAGGGAAGCACCCGGCTGGGTTGAAGATGAAACAAGATATCTGCGTAAGGATGGAAAAATGGTTGAGGCCGAGCTTCTGGGAAGCAGCTTCCAGTCAGGCACTGAAACATATTTCATCGGCATCGCCAAGGACGTTACGGCCAGGAATGAACTCCAGCGGAACCTGTCGGCAGCCAAAGCGCGTCTCAAAGCTGTCCTTTCCCTGGAAACCCGGCCCCTGATCCTTCTCGACGCCCAGGATCGCATCGCAAACGTCAACAGTGCCGCTATCGATCTGCTGGACTGCC encodes:
- a CDS encoding PAS domain S-box protein gives rise to the protein MDRTARHISGWKIRTARLLHPVPVFFIVTTLTALVYTVPNLRQTYQTSTISVLGITTFVFNILLPVATGFIAAFGVYFGLSDLRRKTGDSERFLSTKESYTADDRSRAIARHLPTAAITMDVTGKCTFLNFAAADLFHIYQPEDHYIIDQFIDSNGLRGSIEEVFRGNTITVDRTGILLDDPETERTWEITGIPFTRNDEVIEALLLIENRAQYRMLEDELIRTEDRYKNIFNHAPCSIFFVDSQGYYLDANPAALEMLGYSLEELTTLTTRELSSDSDRRQRRLREAPGWVEDETRYLRKDGKMVEAELLGSSFQSGTETYFIGIAKDVTARNELQRNLSAAKARLKAVLSLETRPLILLDAQDRIANVNSAAIDLLDCPPEKLLGMPLEDLIQGEPPPLQESSSASSSPCIFDIPLGSARNLSVIRLPLGSSTNTGSLLLLSGGPLPVKNSKS